A genomic region of Eucalyptus grandis isolate ANBG69807.140 chromosome 5, ASM1654582v1, whole genome shotgun sequence contains the following coding sequences:
- the LOC104445888 gene encoding aluminum-activated malate transporter 10-like → MFLNFNHWAIQSVCIRVRKASGDPTNVSSTLPKSINGVTGTFVAGSLGIGEHCMASQSGETFKPVILGISVFATTSAATFSRFMPSVKAQFNYGAMMFILTFSLVLLSGYRVDKLFEVANQRLSTRVIGTSLCILVGVPISPIRPVMNFTGSSIETWRSSLNLSKSTFRTIRACFRANRDNSKKTQACQWVLNSKASEESTHPWKEYLKIGALLHNRACFIEALNEIAARIEDIVGGVVELAELAEFKASNEDKMAQTQSASNKQSSDNPSSKTEPWRPFQRPEFISTSHLREISRLA, encoded by the exons ATGTTCCTTAACTTCAACCACTGGGCAATCCAGTCGGTCTGCATTAGGGTCAGAAAAGCATCTGGAGACCCAACTAATGTAAG TTCTACACTACCCAAGAGCATAAATGGAGTCACAGGGACGTTTGTTGCTGGGTCACTTGGCATAGGCGAACACTGCATGGCAAGTCAGTCAGGAGAAACATTCAAGCCCGTAATTCTGGGAATATCTGTTTTCGCAACTA CTTCAGCAGCAACATTTTCCCGGTTCATGCCATCAGTAAAAGCACAATTTAATTATGGTGCCATGATGTTCATACTCACCTTCAGCTTGGTTTTGCTGTCTGGTTATCGCGTCGACAAACTCTTTGAAGTGGCAAATCAGAGATTATCGACAAGAGTTATCGGGACATCATTGTGCATTCTCGTTGGTGTGCCCATCTCTCCCATAAGGCCAGTGATGAACTTCACTGGCTCATCCATAGAAACATGGAGAAGCTCGCTGAATCTCTCGAAG AGTACTTTTAGGACAATCAGAGCGTGCTTCCGAGCGAACAGAGACAATTCCAAGAAAACACAAGCATGTCAGTGGGTTTTAAACTCAAAGGCCTCTGAGGAATCTACG CATCCCTGGAAAGAGTACCTCAAGATAGGAGCTCTCCTGCACAACCGTGCTTGCTTTATTGAGGCTCTCAATG AAATTGCGGCAAGAATTGAAGATATTGTTGGCGGAGTGGTCGAGTTGGCAGAGTTGGCAGAGTTCAAGGCTTCCAACGAGGACAAAATGGCACAAACTCAGTCTGCTAGCAACAAGCAAAGTTCAGATAACCCGAGCAGCAAAACAGAACCGTGGAGGCCCTTTCAGAGGCCTGAGTTCATAAGCACAAGTCACTTAAGAGAGATATCTCGTCTAGCGTAA
- the LOC104443346 gene encoding aluminum-activated malate transporter 10: MEKQVLGGLQWRINVPNGMSKELDPECSCYCKPWLALKSLVGGLVARVLRFLDKAWALGVSEPKKVIHGFKVGIALSLVSLFYYVRPLYDVFGGNAMWAVMTVVVVFEYTVGATLSKSINRGTGTFLAGSLGIGVHWVASQSGEKFEPIILGISVFLLASAATFSRFIPSVKARFDYGAMIFILTFSLVSVSGYRVDKLIGMAQQRLSTIAIGTSLCIFISMCISPIWAGDELHRLIHRNMEKLAESLEASVANYFRDNQSGYPSQEDNSKKTQAYKCVLNSKATEESMANFARWEPAHSPFNFRHPWKEYLKIGALLRECACCIETLSGCLNSEKQGMEHLKGYLKHASMAVCSHSCNVLRELSKSVKTTTKSSKLYLSVGEMKFALQELQNALKSLPTQLILEQVLASQANENKSTTKKECAPPVMEVIPLATLVSLLTEIVARIEEIVDGVIKLAELAEFKAFNEEKIAQNQSTSNNQRSDNPSCETEP; encoded by the exons ATGGAAAAACAAGTGTTGGGAGGGCTACAATGGAGGATCAATGTTCCCAACGGAATGTCAAAGGAACTAGATCCCGAATGTAGTTGTTATTGCAAACCCTGGTTGGCATTGAAGAGCTTGGTCGGAGGGCTCGTGGCCAGGGTCCTGAGATTTCTGGACAAGGCGTGGGCATTAGGAGTTTCGGAGCCTAAGAAAGTCATTCATGGCTTCAAAGTTGGGATTGCTCTGTCCCTGGTTTCGCTGTTCTACTACGTGAGGCCCTTATACGACGTTTTTGGAGGAAATGCTATGTGGGCTGTCATGACTGTGGTGGTGGTCTTTGAATACACTGTTG GAGCTACGCTATCCAAGAGCATAAATAGAGGCACGGGCACGTTTCTTGCTGGGTCACTTGGCATAGGCGTACACTGGGTAGCAAGTCAGTCAGGAGAAAAATTCGAGCCCATTATTCTTGGAATATCTGTTTTCCTACTAG CTTCCGCAGCAACATTTTCTCGGTTTATCCCATCGGTAAAAGCACGGTTTGATTACGGTGCCATGATCTTCATACTCACCTTCAGCTTAGTTTCAGTATCTGGTTATCGCGTTGACAAACTGATTGGAATGGCGCAGCAGAGATTATCAACAATAGCTATTGGCACATCCTTATGCATTTTCATCAGTATGTGTATCTCTCCCATTTGGGCTGGTGATGAGCTTCACCGGCTCATCCATAGGAACATGGAGAAGCTTGCTGAATCTCTCGAAG CGAGTGTTGCAAACTACTTCAGGGACAATCAGAGTGGGTATCCAAGCCAAGAAGATAATTCCAAGAAAACACAAGCATATAAATGTGTGCTAAACTCAAAGGCCACTGAGGAATCTATG GCAAATTTTGCGAGATGGGAACCTGCACACAGCCCTTTCAATTTCCGGCATCCCTGGAAAGAGTACCTCAAGATAGGAGCTCTCTTGCGCGAATGTGCTTGCTGCATTGAGACTCTCAGTGGTTGTCTTAACTCTGAAAAGCAG GGAATGGAGCATTTAAAGGGATATCTCAAACACGCCAGCATGGCAGTGTGCTCTCATTCATGTAATGTCTTGAGAGAACTTTCAAAGTCAGTGAAAACAACGACCAAATCATCCAAGTTATATTTATCAGTTGGAGAGATGAAATTCGCACTACAAGAACTGCAAAATGCCCTGAAATCTCTTCCTACTCAACTCATTCTTGAGCAGGTGCTTGCCAGCCAAGCTAATGAGAATAAGTCGACCACTAAAAAAGAATGTGCACCGCCTGTCATGGAGGTAATTCCTCTGGCAACATTAGTGTCATTGTTGACGGAAATTGTGgcaagaattgaagaaattgttgatgGAGTGATAAAGTTGGCGGAGTTGGCAGAGTTCAAGGCTTTCAATGAGGAGAAAATAGCACAAAATCAGTCCACTAGCAACAACCAAAGGTCAGATAACCCGAGCTGTGAAACAGAACCATGA
- the LOC104443347 gene encoding ORM1-like protein 3: MANLYVKAVPPADLNRNTEWFMYPGVWTTYILILFFSWLLVLSLTACSPGMAWTVVNLSHFLVTYHFFHWKKGTPFSEDQGIYNSLTWWEQMDNGKQLTRNRKFLTVVPVVLYLIASHTTDYQNPMLFLNTLAVIVLVVAKFPNMHKVRIFGINADK, translated from the exons ATGGCGAATTTGTATGTGAAGGCGGTGCCGCCGGCGGATCTGAACCGGAACACCGAGTGGTTCATGTACCCTGGAGTGTGGACCACCTACATTctcatcctcttcttctcctgGCTCCTCGTCCTCTCCCTCACCGCCTGCTCTCCCGGCATGGCCTGGACCGTCGTCAACCTCTCCCACTTCCTC GTCACTTACCACTTCTTCCATTGGAAGAAAGGAACCCCTTTCTCAGAAGATCAAGGAATCTACAATAGCCTGACATGGTGGGAGCAAATGGACAATGGGAAACAGCTCACACGGAACAGAAAGTTTCTTACTGTTGTACCGGTGGTGCT TTACTTGATAGCATCTCACACAACCGACTACCAGAATCCTATGCTCTTCCTGAACACACTTGCTGTGATAGTGCTAGTTGTTGCCAAATTTCCTAATATGCACAAGGTCCGAATCTTTGGAATCAATGCAGACAAATGA